The sequence GAGCAGGTCAGGCGCTGCCTGGAGCGGCTCACCGAACTCCAGCACGAGTCGGTGACCCTCGCCTACTACCGCGGCTACACCTACCAGGAGACCGCGGAAGTGCTCGGGGTGGCCCTGGGCACGGTCAAGACCCGACTGCGGGACGGACTGATCCGGCTCCGCGACTGCTTGGGGGTGGCGTCGTGACCGAAGTCGACCTGCACACGCTGACCGGCGCGTACGCGGTCGGCGCGCTGGAGGACCGGGAGGCGCGGGACTTCCGCCGGCACCTGACCCGGTGCGAGGCGTGCGACCAGGAGGTGCGCGAACTGCGCGAGACCGCGGCCCGGTTGGCCCTCGCGGTGGCCGAGGTGCCGCCGGTGGGGATGCGCGGCCGGGTACTGGCCGCGCTGCCCGAGGTGCGCCAGCTGCCGCCGGAGCCGTCGGCGACGCAGCGGTCCCTCCGGCGCAACTGGCGCCGCCGGCTGCCGTACTACGCGCTCGCCGCGTGCCTGGCCGGCGCGATCGCCTCCGCGGGCATAGCGATCCAGGCCGAGCACACCGCCGACCGGCAGCGCGACCGCACCGCGCTGGCCGAACACCATGCGGATCAGCTCAGCACGCTGCTCACCGCGCCCGACGCCTCCTTCCGCACCCAGGGGCTCAAGGGCGGCGGCACCGCGACCGTGGTGTCCTCGGCGCGGGCCGGGCAGGCCGCGCTGGTCTACCGCGACCTGCCGAAGCTGCCGGACTCGCGGGTCTACGAACTGTGGTTCAGCAGGAACGGCACCATGGTGCCCGCGGGCCTGGTGGACTCCGCCACCGCGTCCGGGTCGGCCCTGCTCAAAGGGCGGACGGACGGCGCCGACGCGGTCGGGGTGACCGCGGAACCGCACGGCGGCTCCCCCGTGCCCACCTCCGCACCGCTGGCCGTGCTGCCCCTGTGACCGGCGGCTGCGCCCGTGGTGGCCTCCCGCCGGGCGCAGCCGCCTCCAGCGCGGGCCACG comes from Streptomyces sp. NBC_00448 and encodes:
- a CDS encoding anti-sigma factor produces the protein MTEVDLHTLTGAYAVGALEDREARDFRRHLTRCEACDQEVRELRETAARLALAVAEVPPVGMRGRVLAALPEVRQLPPEPSATQRSLRRNWRRRLPYYALAACLAGAIASAGIAIQAEHTADRQRDRTALAEHHADQLSTLLTAPDASFRTQGLKGGGTATVVSSARAGQAALVYRDLPKLPDSRVYELWFSRNGTMVPAGLVDSATASGSALLKGRTDGADAVGVTAEPHGGSPVPTSAPLAVLPL